The DNA region GATCTACTGGGAGATCGCGATCTGCGGGGCAATGGGGAGGGGGAAGTGACGGTGACTGACGCATGCCTGGAAACGGGCGCAGAAGCACGGGGCGACGTTTCGCATGCCCCGGCTGCACCGGCCACCGCGACCGTTGCGGTGTGCACGCGGGACCGGCCTGACCTGCTGACCGCCGCGCTGACGGCGCTTCAGGCGGCGCTGCCCACCGACACCCGCATCCTGGTGGTGGACTCCGGCTCCCGCTCCCCCGACACCTCGCGCGTGGCGCGCAGCGCGAACGTCGACTACGTCAGATCCGACGTCCCGGGGCTGTCGATCGCGCGCAACCTCGCCCTGGCCTCCAGCCTCAGCGACTGCGTCGTCTTCACCGACGATGACTGCATCGTCGAGCCGGGATTCCTCGCACCCCTGCTGGCGCCTTTCGCCTCGGCGGCGGTCGGCGCCACGACCGGCACCCTGCGCGATGCCACGGCCCGCGGGCGTGCGCCGGTGGGCGTGCCGCCGCAGACCCTGCGGCGCACGCGGGACGGATTGGACGCCGGACACGGCGCGCTGATGGCCTTCCGCCGCGAGACGCTGCAGGGCCTGGGCGGCTTCGATCCGCTCCTGGGCGCGGGGCGGCGGTTCGGCGGCGCCGAGGACATGGACGCGTTGTGCCGTGTGCTGCACGCCGGGTTCGAGGTCGTGCGCGTGCCGGACGCCGTCGTCACCCACGTCTACACCCGCTCAGACGAGGATTACCTGCGCCTGAACGACAGCTACGGTCTGGGCATCGGCGCCATGTGCGCCAAGTGGCTGCGCACGCACCGCACCGCCGGCGCGACGCTGACCGGGCTGGTGCTCCGCCGCGGCCTCAGCCGGTACGTGCGCCGCTTCGGCAGCGCGCGCACGCGCCGCGGGCAGAGCCGCTACCTCCGGGCCGTCGCGCGCGGACTGATCGAGGCACGCCGCATCCCGCTGCAGGGCCGGGTCTTCGCGGACCTCACCCCACCGCAGAGCGTGCCGGCGGCGCAGGACGCTTCCGACGGCGCCACGACGGAACGGGCCACCGGATGAGCGGCAAGCTTCAGGGGATCGTGCGCTCACTCGTGGACCCCCGCACCTACGCGCAGGCGTTCCGGCTGCTGCACTTCGCCTCGTACTCGCACGTCCAGCCGGTCCGGCGGCTCACGCGGGGCGCGAACGTGAGCTTCGCCCCGAACGTGTCGTTCCGAAACGGCGAGCGCATCACGATCGGCGCCGGCACCCACATCGGCGAGCACAGCATCGTCTGGGCCGGCAATTCCACCGGCCGCATCACCTTCGGCGAGAAATGCCTGCTCGCCCCGCACGTCACGATCACCGCATCCAACTACGGCACCGCGCCCGGCGAATTCATCATGGACCAGCCCAAGATCGAAGCGGACATCACCATCGGCCGCGACGTGTGGCTGGGCGCGAACACCGTCGTCCTGGCCGGCGTGACCATCGGCGACGGCGCGGTCGTCGCGGCCGGCGCCGTGGTCACCAAGGACGTGGAGGCCGGAGCGATCGTCGGCGGGGTCCCGGCCAGACGCATCGGCTGGCGCGGCGGCATCGCGCCCGAAACGGCGGGTGCCTGACGTGACCCACGCCTACGACCTCTCCACGGTCATCGTGAACTACAACACGCCCGCCGACACCGCCGAGTCCGTCCGCTCCCTGCTGGCCACGACCGAGGCGCGCGTGCAGGTCATCCTCGTGGACAACGGCTCTTCGGACGGCAGCGCCGAGACGCTGCGCGAGCAGTTCCCGGAGATCACCGTGATCGACGCCGGTGCGAACCTCGGCTTCGCCGCCGGGGTCAACCTCGGCGCCCGCAGTGCGCAGTCCCCCTGGGTGCTGCTGCTGAACCCCGACGTGGTCGTCCTGCCCGGCGCCATCGACGCGCTGCTCGCGTTCGCGACCGCGCATCCCGAGCACGGCCTCTACGGCGGCCGCACGCTGCGGCCCGACGGGACGACCGATCCCAGCTCCTGCTGGGGAGCGATGTCGCTGTGGTCGCTGACCTGCTTCGCCACCGGCCTGAGCACGCTGCTGCGCCGCTCGGTGCTGTTCGATCCGGAATCGCTGGGACGCTGGGAGCGTGACACGGTCCGCGAGGTGCCCGTCATCACCGGGTGCCTGCTGCTGATCTCTCTGGCGAACTGGAAACGGCTCGGCGGCATGGACGAGCGCTTCTTCCTCTACGGCGAGGACGCCGATTTCTCGGCCCGCGCGCGCGCCGAGGGACTGCGCCCGGTCATCGTCCCGGACGCGGCGATCATCCACGCGGTCGGCGGGTCGACCGCCTCCAGCGGACGCAAGATGAGCATGGTGATGGCCGGCAAGGCCACCGTGCTGCGCACCACGTGGCACCCCGCCGCTGCCCGGGTCGGCATCGCGCTCCTGCAGGCGGGCACCGCCCTGCGAGCGCTGCCCGGACTGCTGCGCCGTCGCGAGGGCATGTGGACCGGGGTGTGGCGTTCGCGACGAGACTGGCGCGCCGGCTACCCCGCCGCCAAGACCACCCTGTTCGGCTTCGCTCCAGATCCGCACGACCCGCACCCTGGCACCCACCATCTGCACGCCGAAGGAGCACACCGATGAACACCGTCCCCACCACCGCCGTCGACGGGCTGCGCATCAGCGCGCGCGACCTCGGCAACGAGCACGGCATCCTGTACTACAGCACGCCGGAAACGACCTCCTACCGCGGCTACGCCGACCTGGATGAGCGGGCGCGCCGCCTCGGGCACGCTCTGGTGCAGCGCGGGCACGGGATCGGCGACACCGTCGTCCTCGGCGTCAGCGACGCGCTCACCGTGGCGGACACCGCATTCGGCGCGATGTACGCCGGCCTCGCGTTCGTCCCGGCCCCCGTCTCCGGCCCTGCCGTCGCCGCCGGTCTGGTCCCCACCCTGGCGCGCATCTCGGCAGCGGCCGAAGCATCCCTGTTGCTGGTCGACGCGGCCGTTCGCGACCGTTTGGGTGATGACATCGCCCAGTTCGGGATGCCGGTGCTCGTGCTCGAGGAACTCCTCGGCGAGGGCGACCCGGACGCCTGGACGCCGCCGCCGATCGACGGCGACACGATCGCCTACCTGCTGTTCACCTCGGGCTCGACCGGAGACCCCAAGGGGGTCATCACCACCCACCGCGGCGTCGTGGAGACCTCACGCGCGTGCGTGCCTCTGTTCGGGCTGGACCGGGACGCGACCTTGGTCGGCTGGGCGCCCATGCACCACATCATGGGGCTGGCCACGCAGGCGCTGTTCCCCGCGATCAACGGCGCGAAGGCCGTCGCCTGCGCGACGGAACTGTTCCAGCGCCGCCCGATCTTCTGGCTGCAGCTGATCAGCAAGCACCGCGGCACCAGCAGCGCCGCGGGCAACTTCGCCTTCGCCCTGTGCACGCAGCTGGCCACCGACGAGCAGATCGCCGAGCTGGACCTGCGCAGCCTGAGGACGCTGTTCACGGCGAGCGAGCCGGTGCGGCCCGAGACCGTCCGCGCCTTCGTGGAGCGCTTCGGCCCCACCGGGATCACCGAGGACGCGATCGCGCCGCTGATGGGCATGACCGAGGCGATGCTCATCTCCGGAAAGTCCGTCACCGACGCCCTCACCATCCGACGTTTCGACGCCGCCGCACTCGAATCCGGCCGACTGGTGCCCTCCGCGGGCGCAGGGTCCGTCGAGTGGGTCTCCTGCGGGCGCTGGACCGACCGCACCAGCGTCGTCATCGTCGATCCCGACACCCTGATGCCTGTGGCAGAGGGCGTCGTAGGGGAGATCTGGGTGTCCTCGCCCATGGTCTCGCCCGGCTACTTCCGCCGCCCGGACGCGACCGCAGAGACCTTCGGACGCACCCTGCCCGGCGATGACCGGTCCTACATGCGCACCGGCGACCTGGCCGCGATCGTCGACGGCGAGCTGTACGTCACCGGTCGCCTCAAGGAGATGCTCATCATCCGCGGCCGCAACCTGTATCCGCAGGACATCGAGGCCGCCGCACGGGCACTCTCGCCGGCGGTCGGCATCGGCGCCGTCTTCGAACTCGCCGGTC from Microbacterium sp. zg-B185 includes:
- a CDS encoding AMP-binding protein → MNTVPTTAVDGLRISARDLGNEHGILYYSTPETTSYRGYADLDERARRLGHALVQRGHGIGDTVVLGVSDALTVADTAFGAMYAGLAFVPAPVSGPAVAAGLVPTLARISAAAEASLLLVDAAVRDRLGDDIAQFGMPVLVLEELLGEGDPDAWTPPPIDGDTIAYLLFTSGSTGDPKGVITTHRGVVETSRACVPLFGLDRDATLVGWAPMHHIMGLATQALFPAINGAKAVACATELFQRRPIFWLQLISKHRGTSSAAGNFAFALCTQLATDEQIAELDLRSLRTLFTASEPVRPETVRAFVERFGPTGITEDAIAPLMGMTEAMLISGKSVTDALTIRRFDAAALESGRLVPSAGAGSVEWVSCGRWTDRTSVVIVDPDTLMPVAEGVVGEIWVSSPMVSPGYFRRPDATAETFGRTLPGDDRSYMRTGDLAAIVDGELYVTGRLKEMLIIRGRNLYPQDIEAAARALSPAVGIGAVFELAGHPSAVGLAFEASAEALAEAGETADSLAELVRQRLVPGVSLPSLAVAVVAEGTLPRTPTGKVRRQPTRAQLESGALATLHASGFKPIATPTL
- a CDS encoding acyltransferase yields the protein MSGKLQGIVRSLVDPRTYAQAFRLLHFASYSHVQPVRRLTRGANVSFAPNVSFRNGERITIGAGTHIGEHSIVWAGNSTGRITFGEKCLLAPHVTITASNYGTAPGEFIMDQPKIEADITIGRDVWLGANTVVLAGVTIGDGAVVAAGAVVTKDVEAGAIVGGVPARRIGWRGGIAPETAGA
- a CDS encoding glycosyltransferase encodes the protein MTVTDACLETGAEARGDVSHAPAAPATATVAVCTRDRPDLLTAALTALQAALPTDTRILVVDSGSRSPDTSRVARSANVDYVRSDVPGLSIARNLALASSLSDCVVFTDDDCIVEPGFLAPLLAPFASAAVGATTGTLRDATARGRAPVGVPPQTLRRTRDGLDAGHGALMAFRRETLQGLGGFDPLLGAGRRFGGAEDMDALCRVLHAGFEVVRVPDAVVTHVYTRSDEDYLRLNDSYGLGIGAMCAKWLRTHRTAGATLTGLVLRRGLSRYVRRFGSARTRRGQSRYLRAVARGLIEARRIPLQGRVFADLTPPQSVPAAQDASDGATTERATG
- a CDS encoding glycosyltransferase family 2 protein yields the protein MPDVTHAYDLSTVIVNYNTPADTAESVRSLLATTEARVQVILVDNGSSDGSAETLREQFPEITVIDAGANLGFAAGVNLGARSAQSPWVLLLNPDVVVLPGAIDALLAFATAHPEHGLYGGRTLRPDGTTDPSSCWGAMSLWSLTCFATGLSTLLRRSVLFDPESLGRWERDTVREVPVITGCLLLISLANWKRLGGMDERFFLYGEDADFSARARAEGLRPVIVPDAAIIHAVGGSTASSGRKMSMVMAGKATVLRTTWHPAAARVGIALLQAGTALRALPGLLRRREGMWTGVWRSRRDWRAGYPAAKTTLFGFAPDPHDPHPGTHHLHAEGAHR